In Macadamia integrifolia cultivar HAES 741 chromosome 13, SCU_Mint_v3, whole genome shotgun sequence, one DNA window encodes the following:
- the LOC122058893 gene encoding splicing factor YJU2-like isoform X1, whose protein sequence is MGERKKVLTYLGIQKFRYYFKCTKCSAELTMKTDPQNSDYVVEAGATRNFEPWRAEDEEVEKEKRKRDEEEMGDKMKSLENRMLDSKREMDILAALDEMKSMKSRHASVSVDAMLEALQRTTEEKGSKNYVRRIYDDDENGDEDDDLNQLSTDGGTSSIAGSKKLLMILRLLKKTNPSSKLILSEFLL, encoded by the exons atgggagagagaaagaaggtttTG ACATATTTGGGAATCCAAAAATTCCGGTACTACTTCAAATGCACCAAGTGCTCTGCTGAACTGACGATGAAGACTGATCCACAAAATTCAGATTATGTTGTTGAGGCAGGTGCAACTCGCAATTTTGAGCCTTGGCGTGCAGAGGATGAG GAAgttgaaaaagagaagaggaaacgggatgaagaagagatgggagataAAATGAAATCCTTGGAGAACAGAATGTTGGATTCAAAAAGAGAGATGGATATTCTTGCAGCACTGGATGAAATGAAGTCAATGAAG TCTAGACATGCAAGCGTGAGTGTAGATGCGATGCTTGAGGCCTTGCAGCGCACAACCGAGGAAAAG GGATCAAAGAACTATGTTAGAAGgatttatgatgatgatgaaaatggCGACGAAGATGATGATTTAAATCAGCTTTCTACTGATGGTGGCACGTCATCAATTGCTGGTTCCAAG aaattgttgatgattctgAGGCTCCTAAAAAAGACAAATCCGTCTTCAAAACTAATTTTGTCAGAATTTCTGTTGTGA
- the LOC122058893 gene encoding splicing factor YJU2-like isoform X2 has protein sequence MKTDPQNSDYVVEAGATRNFEPWRAEDEEVEKEKRKRDEEEMGDKMKSLENRMLDSKREMDILAALDEMKSMKSRHASVSVDAMLEALQRTTEEKGSKNYVRRIYDDDENGDEDDDLNQLSTDGGTSSIAGSKKLLMILRLLKKTNPSSKLILSEFLL, from the exons ATGAAGACTGATCCACAAAATTCAGATTATGTTGTTGAGGCAGGTGCAACTCGCAATTTTGAGCCTTGGCGTGCAGAGGATGAG GAAgttgaaaaagagaagaggaaacgggatgaagaagagatgggagataAAATGAAATCCTTGGAGAACAGAATGTTGGATTCAAAAAGAGAGATGGATATTCTTGCAGCACTGGATGAAATGAAGTCAATGAAG TCTAGACATGCAAGCGTGAGTGTAGATGCGATGCTTGAGGCCTTGCAGCGCACAACCGAGGAAAAG GGATCAAAGAACTATGTTAGAAGgatttatgatgatgatgaaaatggCGACGAAGATGATGATTTAAATCAGCTTTCTACTGATGGTGGCACGTCATCAATTGCTGGTTCCAAG aaattgttgatgattctgAGGCTCCTAAAAAAGACAAATCCGTCTTCAAAACTAATTTTGTCAGAATTTCTGTTGTGA